A part of Brassica rapa cultivar Chiifu-401-42 chromosome A05, CAAS_Brap_v3.01, whole genome shotgun sequence genomic DNA contains:
- the LOC103867948 gene encoding glycine-rich cell wall structural protein 1.0-like encodes MGGKGGSGGGGKGGGGGGGGGGKGGGGGGGGSGGGRSGGGGGGGGGKSGGGSGGGYMVAPGSNGSSYISRDNFESDPKGYFDNLHGSGQGSK; translated from the coding sequence ATGGGAGGAAAAGGCGGTAGCGGTGGTGGTGGGAAAggtggtggcggtggtggtggtggtggagggaaaggtggtggtggtggcggcggCGGTAGTGGAGGAGGTAGGAGcggtggtggtggcggtgggGGAGGAGGGAAAAGTGGTGGCGGTAGTGGCGGAGGCTACATGGTGGCTCCGGGGAGCAATGGTTCTTCTTACATTTCAAGAGATAACTTTGAGAGTGATCCTAAAGGTTACTTTGATAATCTGCATGGCAGTGGACAGGGTAGCAAGTGA
- the LOC103867949 gene encoding monothiol glutaredoxin-S9: protein MDKVVRMSSDKGVVIFSKSSCCMSYAVQVLFQDLGVHPTVHEIDKDPDCREIEKALMRLGCSTPVPAIFVDGKLVGSTNEVMSMHLSGSLVPLVKPFQANLC, encoded by the coding sequence ATGGATAAAGTTGTGAGAATGTCTTCGGATAAAGGAGTGGTTATATTCAGCAAGAGCTCGTGTTGCATGTCCTATGCGGTCCAGGTGCTCTTCCAAGACCTCGGGGTTCACCCGACTGTCCATGAGATAGACAAGGACCCTGATTGTCGTGAGATAGAGAAAGCCCTAATGAGGCTCGGGTGTTCCACACCGGTCCCAGCCATCTTTGTGGATGGGAAGCTCGTTGGTTCGACCAATGAAGTCATGTCGATGCACCTTAGCGGCTCGCTGGTTCCGCTGGTTAAGCCATTTCAAGCTAATCTATGTTAA
- the LOC103867950 gene encoding L-type lectin-domain containing receptor kinase IX.1-like yields MKNSVLFFSVLLVLPFATSLHFNISRFTPGDPNIAYQGDATPNGAIELNNAGYTCRVGWATYAKKVAIWDPETGRPTDFTTSFTFKIDTRNSTEFGHGFAFFLAPQGILISPNSAGGFLGLFNETNGYSSRFPLVHVEFDTFFNDEWDPLDIKSHVGINNNSLASSNYTSWNASLHSQDTCHARITYDSASRNLSISWSYEETSNPRESSSLFYIIDLAKVLPAEVTIGFSGSTGANTEAHRILSWEFNSTLDVVEPRERTQNMKGIIVGVSLAGFVLLTSLVAGAFALFRKRKQRKEKAGKTEENLTSLHEDLERGAGPRRFSYKDLASATSNFLYERKLGEGGFGAVYKGYLNDLDTMVAVKKFSGASKQGKKEFITEVKIISSLRHRNLVQLIGWCHEKQELLLVYEFMPNGSLDSHLFGKKPHLTWAVRCKISLSVASALLYLHEEWEQCIVHRDIKASNIMLDSNFNAKLGDFGLARLMDHELGPQTTGLAGTFGYMAPEYISTGRASKESDVYSFGIVLVEIVTGKKSVEPRQGKVEPEPSLVERVWDQYGRGELISAVDHQIGKDYDMKQAECVMIVGLWCAHPDINSRPSIKQAIQVLNLEAPLPNLPHKMPIATYHVSSSSSSGGGVATTTFSSAQLGR; encoded by the coding sequence ATGAAAAACTCAGTCTTGTTCTTTTCCGTCCTTCTTGTTCTCCCTTTTGCTACCTCACTCCACTTTAACATCTCACGTTTCACACCAGGTGATCCCAACATAGCTTACCAAGGAGACGCTACACCAAATGGCGCCATCGAACTGAACAATGCTGGTTATACTTGTCGTGTTGGTTGGGCTACTTACGCTAAAAAAGTTGCTATTTGGGATCCTGAAACAGGGAGGCCTACCGACTTCACAACCAGTTTCACCTTCAAGATTGATACACGTAACTCTACAGAGTTTGGCCATGGGTTTGCTTTCTTTCTTGCCCCTCAAGGCATCCTTATCTCTCCTAATTCAGCTGGTGGTTTCTTAGGTCTCTTTAACGAAACCAACGGCTACTCATCTCGGTTCCCGCTTGTGCATGTCGAATTTGATACTTTCTTTAATGATGAGTGGGATCCTCTTGACATTAAATCTCATGTTGGGATCAACAATAACTCGCTTGCTTCCTCTAACTACACTTCTTGGAACGCAAGCTTGCACAGCCAAGATACATGCCATGCACGGATCACGTATGATTCTGCTTCTAGAAACTTGAGCATCTCTTGGAGTTATGAAGAGACATCTAATCCCCGGGAGAGTTCAAGCCTTTTCTACATCATTGACCTTGCCAAGGTGCTTCCTGCGGAAGTTACCATTGGCTTTTCGGGGTCTACAGGAGCAAATACGGAAGCACATAGGATTTTGTCTTGGGAGTTCAACTCAACCTTGGATGTAGTAGAACCTAGAGAGAGAACTCAAAACATGAAAGGCATCATTGTCGGTGTTTCTCTTGCTGGGTTTGTCCTGTTGACCTCTTTAGTTGCTGGTGCGTTTGCATTGTTTCGgaagagaaagcaaagaaaggAGAAAGCGGGGAAGACAGAAGAAAACTTGACATCGTTACACGAAGATCTTGAAAGAGGAGCAGGGCCAAGAAGGTTTTCTTATAAAGATCTTGCTTCAGCTACAAGCAACTTCTTGTATGAAAGAAAGTTGGGTGAAGGAGGGTTTGGAGCAGTTTACAAAGGATACTTAAATGACCTGGATACAATGGTCGCAGTGAAGAAGTTTTCCGGTGCTTCTAAACAGGGAAAGAAAGAGTTCATCACGGAGGTTAAGATCATCAGCAGCTTGAGACATCGAAACCTTGTTCAACTCATTGGTTGGTGTCATGAGAAACAAGAGCTTCTGCTTGTATATGAGTTCATGCCAAATGGTAGTCTTGACTCACACCTATTCGGTAAGAAACCTCATCTCACATGGGCTGTTAGGTGCAAGATCTCTCTAAGTGTAGCCTCCGCGTTGCTTTACCTTCACGAGGAGTGGGAGCAATGCATTGTCCACAGGGACATTAAGGCAAGTAATATAATGCTTGACTCAAACTTTAATGCCAAGCTAGGTGACTTTGGGTTGGCTAGGTTGATGGATCACGAGCTAGGTCCCCAGACTACAGGATTGGCAGGAACTTTTGGTTACATGGCTCCTGAATACATAAGCACCGGAAGGGCTAGCAAAGAGTCTGACGTCTATAGCTTTGGAATTGTTTTGGTAGAGATTGTCACAGGAAAGAAGTCAGTGGAGCCGAGACAAGGAAAAGTTGAGCCTGAGCCAAGTCTTGTAGAGAGGGTATGGGATCAGTACGGAAGAGGAGAACTTATCTCAGCCGTTGATCACCAAATTGGTAAAGATTATGACATGAAACAAGCAGAGTGTGTTATGATTGTAGGGTTGTGGTGTGCTCACCCTGACATAAACTCTAGGCCTTCGATAAAGCAAGCGATCCAAGTGTTGAATTTGGAGGCACCATTGCCTAATCTGCCACACAAAATGCCTATTGCTACATATCATGTGTCATCATCATCAAGCTCAGGTGGAGGAGTAGCAACAACAACGTTTTCTAGCGCTCAACTTGGTCGCTGA
- the LOC103867951 gene encoding root phototropism protein 2, translating to MATEANNPINMNSMSSSLQRTGQWVFSQDIPTDVVVEVGEANFSLHKFMLVAKSNYIRKLIMESKDSDVTRIDLSDIPGGPEMFEKAAKFCYGVNFEITVQNVAALHCAAEFLQMTDKYCDNNLAGRTQDFLSQVALSSLSGAVVVLKSCEILLPISRDLGIVRRCVDVVGAKACNEAMFPCRTPPNWWTEELCILDVDFFTDVVASMKQRGLKPSSLASAIITYTERSLRDLVRDHSGRGIKFSDPENNDSEERSQQRDLVESIVSLLPSDKGLFPINFLCSLLRCAVFLEASLASKNELEKRISVVLEHVTVDDLLIPSFTYDGERLLDLDSVRRIISTFVEKEKNVGVFNGGDFNKGLFSASLQRVARTVDSYLAEIATYGELTISKFNAIANLVPKSARKSDDDLYRAIDIFLKAHPNLDEIEREKVCSSMDPLKLSYEARLHASQNKRLPVNIVLHALYYDQLKLRSGVEDKEGAVVVLPEAVATRGQVKADASLAKENEALRSELMKMKMYVSDLQKSGGAAGASSSNAPPSNKKSSKSTFFSSVSKKLGKLNPFRHGSKDTSNIDEDLAGVDITKPRRRRFSIS from the exons ATGGCGACTGAAGCAAATAACCCCATCAACATGAACTCAATGTCTTCATCTCTTCAGAGAACCGGTCAATG GGTTTTCTCACAAGATATTCCTACAGATGTTGTAGTTGAAGTCGGAGAAGCTAATTTCTCCCTTCACAAG TTCATGCTAGTGGCGAAGAGCAACTACATAAGGAAGCTAATAATGGAATCCAAAGACAGTGACGTGACGAGAATAGATCTCTCGGATATCCCTGGAGGTCCTGAGATGTTCGAGAAAGCTGCCAAGTTCTGTTACGGTGTTAACTTCGAGATTACCGTTCAGAACGTGGCGGCTCTTCACTGCGCCGCTGAGTTTCTTCAGATGACCGATAAGTACTGCGACAACAACCTCGCGGGTCGGACTCAAGACTTCCTTTCTCAGGTCGCCTTGTCTAGCCTCTCTGGAGCCGTCGTTGTCCTCAAGTCCTGCGAGATTTTACTTCCTATTTCTCGGGATCTTGGTATTGTCCGCCGTTGTGTGGACGTCGTCGGTGCTAAG GCTTGCAACGAGGCAATGTTTCCGTGTCGAACACCACCAAACTGGTGGACAGAGGAGCTCTGTATCTTAGACGTAGACTTCTTCACCGACGTCGTAGCTTCCATGAAGCAGAGAGGCCTCAAACCTTCTTCTTTAGCCTCTGCAATCATCACCTACACCGAGAGATCATTACGCGATCTCGTCAGAGACCATTCCGGCAGAGGAATTAAGTTTTCCGACCCCGAAAACAACGACTCCGAGGAGAGATCTCAACAGAGAGATCTCGTGGAATCCATCGTCTCTCTATTACCTTCCGACAAGGGACTTTTCCCTATCAACTTCCTCTGTTCTCTCCTCCGTTGCGCCGTCTTCTTGGAGGCTTCACTCGCCTCCAAGAACGAGCTGGAGAAACGAATCTCCGTCGTTCTTGAACACGTCACCGTTGACGATCTCTTGATCCCGTCTTTCACCTACGACGGTGAAAGACTATTAGACCTCGACAGCGTCAGAAGAATCATCTCTACCTTCGTCGAGAAGGAGAAGAATGTCGGAGTTTTCAACGGCGGAGACTTCAACAAAGGATTATTCTCAGCGTCGCTACAAAGAGTAGCGAGGACCGTTGACTCTTACTTAGCAGAGATCGCTACCTACGGAGAGCTAACGATCTCCAAGTTCAACGCTATCGCGAATCTCGTCCCGAAGTCTGCAAGAAAGTCAGACGACGATCTTTACAGAGCGATAGACATCTTCTTGAAAGCTCATCCTAACCTAGAcgagatcgagagagagaaaGTTTGTAGCTCAATGGACCCTCTCAAGCTTTCTTACGAGGCACGTCTCCACGCTTCGCAGAACAAGAGACTACCAGTAAACATCGTTCTCCACGCGCTTTACTACGACCAGCTAAAGCTGAGAAGCGGAGTCGAAGATAAAGAAGGAGCAGTGGTTGTACTCCCTGAGGCTGTAGCCACGCGTGGACAGGTCAAAGCTGATGCTTCGTTGGCTAAAGAGAACGAAGCCTTGAGGAGTGagctgatgaagatgaagatgtacGTTTCGGATCTGCAGAAGAGTGGTGGGGCAGCTGGAGCTTCTTCTTCGAATGCACCACCGAGCAATAAGAAGAGCAGCAAAAGTACTTTCTTCTCGTCGGT